The proteins below come from a single Vibrio diazotrophicus genomic window:
- a CDS encoding glycoside hydrolase family 1 protein, which produces MSFSFPESFLWGGATAANQIEGSHKKDGKGLSTSDVQPFGAFGELVYREEGDFNIKDVAIDFYNRYEEDIALFAEMGFTCLRVSIAWSRIFPNGNDSEPNEMGLAYYDRVFDEMAKHNITPVVTISHYEMPLNLADKYQGWTSREVIGFFENYAKVLFKRYKDKVKLWLTFNEINVTLHEPFTGSGLPRDCSEQTRFQAIHHQLVGSAKAVKACHDIIPDAKIGNMILGAIQYPLTCKPEDVMHTLTQNREWLMFGDIQARGYYPSYMTRKFKELGVELNITEDDTESLKETIDFISFSYYMSGCASTDPGEAEKASGNMLNIIANPYLEASEWGWQIDPVGLRYLLNFLYDRYQLPLFIVENGLGAKDQLDENGEVIDDYRIQYLNDHLYQVGEAIQDGVPVMGYTSWGPIDLVSASTAQMSKRYGFIYVDRDDKGNGSLERKRKKSFHWYKSVISSRGQALQGPKQ; this is translated from the coding sequence ATGAGTTTTAGTTTCCCAGAATCATTCCTATGGGGTGGTGCAACTGCTGCAAACCAAATTGAAGGTTCACATAAGAAAGATGGCAAAGGTCTGTCAACATCAGATGTTCAGCCATTCGGTGCCTTTGGTGAGCTCGTATACCGCGAAGAAGGCGATTTTAATATCAAGGATGTAGCGATCGATTTCTATAATCGTTACGAAGAAGACATCGCTTTGTTTGCTGAAATGGGTTTTACCTGTTTGCGCGTGTCGATTGCTTGGAGCCGAATCTTCCCGAATGGTAACGATTCTGAGCCAAATGAAATGGGCTTGGCTTACTATGATCGCGTATTCGACGAGATGGCTAAGCACAACATTACTCCGGTGGTCACCATTTCTCATTACGAAATGCCACTGAACCTAGCGGATAAATATCAAGGCTGGACTAGTCGAGAAGTGATTGGTTTCTTTGAAAACTACGCCAAGGTGTTGTTCAAACGCTACAAAGATAAAGTCAAACTGTGGCTAACCTTTAATGAAATCAACGTTACGCTGCATGAACCGTTTACGGGTTCTGGTCTTCCTCGTGATTGTAGTGAGCAGACACGATTCCAAGCGATTCATCACCAGTTGGTGGGTAGTGCAAAAGCGGTGAAAGCATGTCACGACATTATCCCAGATGCCAAGATCGGTAACATGATTTTGGGCGCGATTCAGTATCCGCTGACCTGTAAGCCTGAAGATGTGATGCATACGCTGACTCAAAACCGTGAATGGCTGATGTTTGGTGACATTCAGGCGCGCGGTTACTACCCAAGCTACATGACACGTAAATTTAAAGAGTTAGGTGTCGAACTTAACATCACTGAAGACGACACTGAATCTCTGAAAGAAACCATCGATTTTATCTCTTTCAGTTACTACATGTCTGGATGTGCGAGTACCGATCCAGGTGAAGCCGAGAAAGCAAGTGGCAACATGCTGAATATTATTGCTAACCCGTACCTAGAGGCTTCGGAGTGGGGCTGGCAGATCGACCCAGTAGGTCTGCGTTACTTACTCAACTTCCTCTATGACCGTTACCAACTACCTCTGTTCATCGTGGAGAACGGCTTAGGTGCCAAAGATCAGTTGGATGAGAACGGTGAAGTGATCGATGACTACCGTATTCAGTATTTGAATGATCATCTTTATCAAGTTGGTGAAGCGATTCAGGATGGTGTTCCTGTCATGGGTTACACCTCATGGGGACCGATTGATCTTGTTAGTGCTTCAACAGCACAAATGTCCAAACGTTACGGCTTTATCTATGTAGATCGAGACGACAAAGGCAATGGTTCACTAGAACGTAAACGCAAGAAAAGTTTCCACTGGTACAAGTCGGTGATTTCCTCTCGAGGACAAGCTCTGCAAGGTCCAAAACAATAA
- a CDS encoding prolyl oligopeptidase family serine peptidase: MLKPILTLTISFLAATPALADWNSAVYNDGAFDLPYQIYSPKQTGTKLPLIIHLHGSGEAGTDNQAQMYKGTNFGPQYFASETNQAIQAAFVLAPQTPKPMRWASTTLDHYDYTQTPSTPSMTALLHLIDEMIKNNPDIDANRIYMTGLSRGGQGVWNAMIQRPELFAAALPIAGSADPKQAEKIKHIPTWVFHGSNDEVTSVEYSREMVDAIIRAGGSTATIRYTEIENGGHDSSWQTAYSNSDVYKWMVKNHK, encoded by the coding sequence ATGCTAAAGCCTATACTCACTCTAACCATTTCCTTCCTAGCAGCCACTCCGGCATTGGCTGACTGGAATTCGGCTGTCTATAACGATGGAGCTTTTGACCTTCCGTACCAAATTTATTCTCCGAAACAAACAGGAACAAAGTTACCGTTAATCATTCACTTACACGGTAGTGGGGAAGCTGGAACAGATAACCAAGCACAGATGTATAAGGGCACAAACTTTGGCCCTCAATATTTCGCGAGCGAGACCAATCAGGCAATTCAAGCCGCTTTCGTTCTTGCTCCACAGACACCGAAACCTATGCGCTGGGCTAGCACAACGTTAGATCATTATGACTATACGCAGACGCCATCGACTCCATCTATGACAGCGCTACTGCATCTTATTGATGAGATGATAAAGAACAATCCGGATATTGATGCAAACCGAATTTATATGACAGGGTTATCTCGCGGCGGGCAAGGTGTATGGAATGCAATGATTCAAAGACCGGAGCTGTTTGCGGCAGCTCTACCTATCGCAGGGAGCGCAGATCCAAAACAAGCTGAAAAAATCAAACATATACCAACATGGGTATTCCACGGCAGTAATGACGAAGTGACCAGTGTTGAATACTCACGAGAAATGGTTGATGCCATCATCAGAGCAGGCGGTTCGACCGCCACAATTCGTTATACAGAGATTGAAAACGGTGGTCATGATTCATCGTGGCAGACTGCGTATAGCAACTCTGACGTGTATAAATGGATGGTTAAAAATCACAAATAA